In one window of Cydia pomonella isolate Wapato2018A chromosome 16, ilCydPomo1, whole genome shotgun sequence DNA:
- the LOC133526616 gene encoding uncharacterized protein LOC133526616, whose protein sequence is MLLLNLSPPKLCNGTQLKVVQLQRNLIEVQILTGCGAAEVVIIPRIPLILSNFPFHFKRLQFSVSVCFAMNINKSQRQTLRAASVDLCTGSSTWPQFHAVNSNIIWATPRILGLAPTGPPLTVTVKLKLL, encoded by the exons atgcttcttcTGAATTTGTCGCCTCCAaagttatgcaacggaacccagctaaaagtagtgcagctgcagcgaaACCTCATTGAGGTGCAGATCCTGACGGGGTGCGGCGCTGCAGAAGTCGTGATCATCCCGCGCATCCCCCTCATCCTGAGCAATTTCCCGTTCCACTTCAAGCGCCTACAGTTCtccgtgagcgtctgcttcgccatgaacatcaacaagtcgCAGAGGCAGACGCTGCGCGCCGCTAGCGTGGACCTGTgcacgggcagctctacgtggc CACAATTCCATGCAGTGAACTCAAACATCATTTGGGCCACCCCTAGAATATTAGGATTGGCACCCACTGGCCCTCCGCTGACCGTGACCGTGAAACTTAAACTGCTGTGA